From the Fusarium oxysporum Fo47 chromosome X, complete sequence genome, the window AAGCCCAAAAAGCTTAGGTAAGGGTTGGCTCCCTCATACCCTCTGTTTCTCCAGAACACGTGGTTGAATACGCACTTTAAAGTCCAACGGCTTGACGAACCAGTAGCTCTGGGTATGCCAATTCTGATGCTGCAACGACGAATCAAGGCTGAAGTCAAAATCGCGGATAATTCGTGGGATCAGCTTTGACATCTCAAGCATCGAGACGTGTCGGCCAATACAGTTTCGTGAGCCGAGTCCGAACTAAAATGGTCTTTCGTCAGTGATATGATCAAACGCTTCAGCCGAGGGAGTCTTACAGGCATATAGTAACGGTTCATCATGGAGAGTCTCTCGCTTTCGGCCGTGAGCCATCTGTCTGGGTTGAAGGAATTGGCATCTTGACCAAACACTCGAGTATCGCGGTGAGCTACCCATGTGTTGATACCGACAATAGTCTGGGTCATTTGTCAGCAGCGAGCTCAAACTTTCTGAGCTTCATCATAATGAACTTACTCCTTCTGGGAAGAATCGTCCGCATATTGTCGCGCCGCCCTCGGGAACAACTCTCTCGAGTGGGAGACCAGTGGCAGGATGCATTCGGAGCGCCTCCTTGATAACAGCCTGGAAATAGACCATCTGCTGGCTTTCCTTAAAGGTGGGAGATTTTGACAATTCTCCTCGTGCTGTCAAGGCATCGATCTCGGCCCTCAGCTTCTGTAAACAATCCGGGTTCTTTAGTAAATAGTACAGAACAGCCGAAAGACTGATGGCCGTTGTATCAGAGCCCGCAACCATGTTCGATGTACATCCCATGAGAACATGATATTGAGTGAAGACATCGGGCGAGGCAGCATGCTTAGCCAGAAACTTGGTGAGAAAGTCTTCCATAGTGACCTCACTCTCTGCGGCGACGGGCTTGGGAGCTACCTGGGCTTGCCGGATCCTCTCGTTTGTGAAGTTCAAGATGTATGCTCGTCCTGTTCCCTTCCCTCCGGCTAGCCAGTTCCTGATCTTGAAGAGGTACTTATGCAGACTTGGGAAAATCCCAACCAGGGTCGCATAACCTAAGTGGTCCTCCAAAGCACCGATGACATTaccaacatcatctccaCTGTCTAGGAATCCGAAGCGCTTTGCATATGTGATCAAACCGATGACATCGAACGCATAGCACTGGAACCAGTGTCGCATGTCGACAGGTAGATGAGTCGAGGTGCTGGACATCTCGGAGAGACGTTGGGCAAAGATGTCGGCGCAGTCATCGACGAAGGGCTCGTAGTGAACAAGTGACGACATTGCGTATGTCGCTTGATATAGCTTTCGGTTCTGGTTGTGACGTTTGACTGATTGATCGCTGAAGATGGCCCATGTGCCGGGACTTGCCCAGGCTGAGTACCACGATGACTTTGGGAAGTGAGTGCCCAGACCGTAGATTGTCTTGGCTGCCTCGGGGTCGTTGAAGCTATATCTGTTGGGCCCATATCGTACAATCGTTCCTGCGACAGAGCATTCAGTGAATGTTGTATATAAGGCATTGGCGGGTGGGTATACCGTATTTCTTATGTAGATCCAGGTTTACATCTTGGAATGAGCCTTTCCAGACTTTCCAGAAGTACCAGCCATCTGTCAATCGGGCGAGGGCAGGTCCCTGGACGGTTCGCAGTGGAGAGCGAAAGGATTGGACGATGAACCGCAAGAGAAGTGCTAGAACCACCGCCGGTATAGCGAATATCGCAATCGGAGAGGTCATCTCGAACTGTTGTTATTGTCGAGAGGCAGCAGATGAGAACGAGGTTATTTCTTGAGCCTGGACTTGTCGAGGTTTTATAGCGCACGTCCGCCGGTCATGAGACTTGCCGATTTGTACTCCCGAGGCTTGAAGAGTGGTAGCTATGTCCAATGACGTGGGTATATCCTATCAGCCCAAGTTCAAGTGTCAGCATCTTGTGTGTTGTCCCCCGAGGTCTCCGAACTTATCTACCCCGCTACCCCAGACTTGCTTACGTCAATTCTGGGGAAGATCTACGTCTCGGCCGAAGATCGGGTTGCGCAAGTGGGCGGTCCGATGAATAGAGAGAGCATGTTCAACTTAcgcatcaagctcatccatTATGGTTGGCTGAGTGTTATCCAGCATCTTGTTTGAGCTGCCAGGAAAAGTTCGGCCGACAGGGCCCACCGAGCGAGAGTTGGTATCATCAGGATTACAGACGACACAATCTGCATCCACGTCGGGTTGTGGACACCAGTCCCGATGCACGGTTGCAGCCAGCCAAGCCAATAGCTGAATGGTTTATTAGTTGCGGCAAGTTAGCAGTAGCCATTTTCGAAATAGGATAGTCACAGCCATTTCGGACAGCGCGTATGCGAGATCTACATCTCTAGATTTTAATTCGTCTCTAGGGTAGACCACCATGAACCAACCGACAACCAAGGCCGCCTTACATGTCTGGTTTGAAAGGAGTGAAGCGTTGTCAAAAAAGGTGCAAAAAAGGTGCTATTTCTATGGTCTGCCTCGGTCTATCTTATTGAGATATTGACAAGTTTTTCACGAAGTCAAATTGACATAAGCTTAAAAGACCCTGGGTACCAGTAAGCTGGCATTGTACGTCCGCGCTGCGACTTGAGGTTGCAGCGATCCCGATCCAACGTAACGAGATCAAACTCTATGCTTGATCTGTCTTGCTGAGATACCGATACGGTTTAGTGACACTTGATCAAGGGCCTAGCATCGTATCGCCATGGTCTAGAACCAGAATCAGTAGTGTAACCCCAAGGGCTCGGTTTTTCTCGTTATTGAGAACGCGGAGCTACTGCGCAAATGAGCGCAATGGCAATTCAGGCCAATTCCTTTACTCAGCTTTAATGATCTTTCATTTGACCCTCCCTTGTTTCGCCTTGTTCGGCTGGTATGCTAACTTGAGCTTGTGTTCGCGCCCAAATTAGTCTCTGCTGGCACTCATTACATCTATCAAAGACACTGGAACAGCCTCCATGGATTGTAGATGTCTCAGAAGCCTTTCCAGCCGTTGAGCCCAGTTGCGTGTGTTTGAATCATGAGAAGTCGCGTGTAACCCTTTACTATTTTAGCATTATGCTTGTTACAGGATGTCATTCTACGTGCCAGGGCGATGGCAGCAATGCTACTATGCCAATCAAAGGTAAAGTTTAGAAAATAATTATCGCAAGGCAGAGTTTTTTTTGGTTAAACTGGTATAGCTAGTGTCCCATGAGTCAGGTCGTGTCAGATCAGTAGCCAGACTTGGTTTCAATAACAATTGTTATCGCGACATGAGGAAACGAGTCAAACAAGACAGgatttttcttttcttcaatcTTCGGTTATTTAAGTACCCAAGACCAAGTGAAAAGTGATGCtacattcattcattcacttCATCCACTCTTTTGCGTCCATGGTTTTCTCTACCTCTGGCTACTGAGGCCTTGAGTAGATGTCACTCACTAACAACATGAGGTTCACCAACCCCAAGTCTCTGGCCGTGTTTACGGCACTCCCCTTGCTGGCAAATTGCTTCTCTATCGCCGAAACAACTGATTATGATACAGTAGCCTCGGCCATCTTCACTGGACCAGGTCTCACGATCATGGCGGTGACTGTGCTCGGTGAATCAAGCATGGGAACATTCACCGATGGACCGTTCGGTCTCGGGAGTGGAGGCATACTGACCAGCGGAACGGCGAAAGGAGCTTACCTCATGGTAAATCGAAACGTCGATAATGGTGTTGGAGCCGGTGGCCAGTACGATTACCTTTGTGCTCCAGAGACCCAGAACATCAACACTTTACAAGTTCAGCTGGGGTTTGACCCTGGATATAACGGAGTCCGTATCGAATTCTTGTTTGCTACACAAGAAGCTCCAAGGTACAGCCCATTGCTCCGTGACTGGACTTTGTTCATCTAACACTCTACATAGCGCCCTGCCAATATGGATGCTATATCGATCCTTGATGCGAGCAATGGCCTCCCGGTTCAGTACGCCTTTGACACGAATGCCAATCAAATCAACGCCTTGTCTCCTTTCTTGCTCGCACCGGATGCCATCTTCCCACCAGATAGTCTCACGGGGTATACGTGATCCTCACCTCCGCTCGTGAGAACGATACCGGCTCCATCTGGTGGTGCCAtggtcttgttgatatcCGTCTGCGACGTTGGGGATGCATTCAATGACTCCGGTTTCCTTGTCCGAGCAGAGGCTTGCCTTGACTGCGATTATGGCTTAGACAAAGTTGAGATCAACTATGCCTTTAAGACCTCGACACTCCCCCTTGGAGAGCAGCCTTTCAATTTTACTATTCCTGCCTCAGGGACTGCATCTGGTACATTTATTGTTTTCGTGGAACCTACCGGGGTTACGACTACCACGAGTGGTGAGCCCACTACGACTGCTGATGAGACAACCACTACTGGTGAGACAACTACTACGACCGATGAAGCGACGATCACCACCACTGCTGAACCAACAACGACTACATCAGATGGCTTCACGGCTACAACTGGCGAAGTATCAACAACTACGCAGGAGTCTGTGGCAACCGCCGAGACTACAACAACCACTATTGATGAGATTACAACAATGGAGCTGGTTTCAACAACTGGAACGATGACCTTGGTAGTCGATGAgacaaccaccaccaccgctgATGTCACAACTGAGTCGGTTTCCCCCACAGAGGAAACGACCAGCACGGAACAATCTACGACTGTTGTCACTAGCAAACTGGAAACGCTCACCACTGATGAGGTATCAACCTCTATGGCAGACACGACAACATCTATCCAAATCGAGTCCCCGGCGTCTACTGATACCAAGTCTGTTCCCAGCACGACCAGTGAGGTTGCATCAACCAGTGTTGATCAGGGACCTGTTATTGCTCCAGACACAACGACAAGTGAGTCCGCCGTATCTGCAACGGAAGAATTGATCGCGTCCACAGCGGCAAGCACATCCGCTTCTAGCTCTGTCATTCCTGAGGCCTCTAGCGAGTCTACGCCATCGTCGCGTGTCAGCACCGTTCTCCCGTCACTCTCCTCTACAAGTACCTCTTTTGCAGAGGAAGGTGAGACTTCGACTTCAGAGGTGGTCCCAGAGACAACGTCTGCACCAGTTGAACCAGTGGCGTCCATGTCCCAGGAGACCCCTACGATCTCCTCGTCCGATGCTCCACCAGCAACATCCTCCCCTGTTGATGGCCCTTCGAACATCGATACCATTCGTGAGTATACCTACAAGGGCTGTCTCGGATCAGCGGACGGTTACCCGAGCTTCAACCTTGTAGGCTCCGGTGCAAACATGACCACGACTAGCTGCGTTGCCTTGGCCAGAGGCCGGGCCTATGTTGGAATCTATGACCGGTAAGCCAACATCAAACAATCATCCCTCTTCTGACTCTAACCATTTCTACAGATCTTGTTATGCTTCAGACTCCCTTGATGCAACTAGCCTGGTGTTGAACGGCCGGTGTGATATCCCCTGTCCAGGTGATAGCAGCCATTTCTGTGGTGGCCTGGTTGTATCCTCTTCCGAGCGTCGCTGGGTTGGCCCACGTAAAGCGCTCGATACGCGTGCTGCACCAGCTAATATCCTCTTGACCTTGTACGCTCTGAATGACGTGCCTCCTTCACCCGGTGAGACCAGCACGGAGGTTGAGGTAACAGCCACTACGCAAGATGGAGTCACAGCCATTCCCACAGATGCTATCCCCTCCAGGCCAGTTGCCACTGTCATCGATATTATGACTGAGTCTGTTATCCTTCAGCCGGTTGAAACAGTGATCGACTCTATCACAAAGTCAGGACAAACCCTGGTCGAAGCCACGGTTACTACAGTCACTTACACTATCGTCGACCCTAACAATCCTTCAACCATGACTGTCACCGAATACTGCGCTACCTTGTCTTATGAGCTTTGCAGTCGTTGTGTTCATCTTCCCGTCCCTACTGTCGAGATGACCACTTACGTTGTTCCTTGCAACGCTTGCGGCCATAATGGCGAGAACGAAATCACAATCACTGCGCCTTGCGCTGCCGTTACAGAGCCAGCCAGAAATGATGCTCATGGATCACAAGACTTGTTCAATGCTTTCGCCCCGACCCGAGCTGCATATCATGCGGTATCAGGGCCTGTTAGAACAGTCACTACGGCCCTCAGAGACACTAAGCCTACCGCTGGTGCTGGATCTGGTCATATCGAGAGTGCCACCCCCAACCAGCATCAACCGAGTGAAGGGAAGAATACATATCCTGGCGCTGGGCACGCACAGCCCCATGCGGTGCTTTCACAGTCTTCTCCTAGAGCCAGCGGTAATGGCCCCGCAGTGCCGGAAGTTGTAGTTGCGGAAGCTGGGCGCTACGAACGTGGTATTCTGGGGTCCCTCACAATGGTCTTCATTACCGTGGGTGTTCTCTTGTAGTTACTATGAGATACGCGTTCCTTGACAACTCTCCCTTCCTTGGGCCTAAGAGCTTGCCGGGGCCAAAGTTTCTCTTGCATACGCTTTGAAGGGAAACGGGGTGTTTTATGTACATATTTTATTGATCGAGACTTTCTGCATATAATCTGGAGTTAAATACAATCCTGAGGTTCCTGATACACAAATTTGGCTCTAGCTATTACCCAGGTGGTACGATGCGTCCGTATACATCAGAGCCACTAGTATTGATCTATCACACCATCTTTTCCGCTTAGCAGCTTCGAATGCATCTGGAGTTCCAGAACCTTGAGCTCGATCCCACATCCCGCATCAGAGCACGTTTCTCCAGAGCCCCTGGGCACTTCTAATTTCCCGACGCCGTGTTGCTATTTTGTGCTGCACTCTCTCCCTGGAAGCTTGTATGTGTTGCTTGGCTACTCTCcccttttctttctcgacGACGCCTCTCCGCTTCTTCGAACTCCTCTCTCGTGCCAGGCCGTACATCCGGAGAAGcttgtttcttctttttcgttCTACGCCGCACGGTATTGAACGGCCACCTTTCGGAACTCAGTGGATCAGATTCGCATGCAATCTCAAATTTGGGACCCAAAGCATCCCTGTCCTTTTCCCAATATGAGAGTCGGCGGCTAAAATCCAGAAGCTGCCTTTCGAGGCTTACCagcttttcttcttcctcctttaGCTCAGCTTCAATTTCAGCCTTACGTCTCGTTTTCGCTTGAATCTGAGAGCTTTCTCTAATACGGTTTAAATTTGACGGCCCATCCCCGTAAGCATATTCCCTCGTCTTTTCGGTCCCGTGTTTCAAGATATCTTCTTTAAGAGCTCGtacagcttcttctttcttttgtaTCGTTCGCTTTTGGCGTCTCACTTCTTTGCCGGTGCTTGATACGCAAGACTTGAACTGCCGAATGAAATCCTCCGATTCCCGTATTTTAACGAATAATCGCATTGGTTCGGGGTTGAATGGGGGAGGTTCCGCGTAGAACGTTGCACTGAACCAGGGAAAGGGTGCAGCATTCTTATTCGTGGATTCGCTTGTTCTCCCTATAGTATAAAAACGAGGCTGATTTAATCTTCTTTGCCGTTCGTACTCCAAATCGTAAACTCGACGCTTTTCCGTGTCTGATAGTGTAGAGTATGCGTCGTTGAGCTTCCAGCTAGTTAGTATACACACTGGGTAATTGAAAAGTCACTAACCTTTTGAAAATTGGAAGTGGCTTGTTTATCCTCGCGATTCTTATCTGGGTGTGTCGTCTTGGCCAGTTGTCGATAAGCCGTCTTGATCTCATCTGTATTTGCTGTTGGAATCAACTGCAAGATTTTATAGTAGTCAATAAAATCCATATTGAGTAAATGATTCTGAAACCTCAGGAAATATTTAGTAGTGAGGGAAAGCAGTGAGCTTTTTGGGCTTTTCAGGTTCTTAAAGAAGTCGAACGAGTTTGTGTTTCTACAAGCCCTACCCAAAGTTTGTTATTCCGTTTGAGCTACGTGTGCCCCTCACTGCGCAGAGTGTGAAAGCCTATCATATTTGGCTGTTACCGTGTTCCTATTGCCTGTGTGACCTGCCTAAAGTCTAACCTTAAAGATTACGATTCCTCCTCTAGCAGACTTATTCTTGGCCACAGTGTTTGATGTATTTCGCTCAGGTCTTATAAGGTTTATCCAACAAGGTATGAAACACTCCATTTACCTCTGGCCTCCTCTTTATATCATTGGCCAAGTGGAGGGTTGAAGAGGGAGAACTCGCCACGTGTTAGTATGCCAACGTGATGCCATATGTGCAAGGAAATCAAGTGGCGACGAACAGGCGTCTTTTCGGTATCAGAGAGATTTCTGTTCGTGTCGTGCTGAGCTTCAGCACCTAGAGTGGCGACTCGTTGTGAGGAACTCAAGTGATAAAAGGGTTCGTGATTTGTGCGATCTAATATTGatataagatcttaaacACTATGAAGCCAATTCAAGCAAACCCCAGGCTTGAGCCATTATCGTAGAAGTAGTATCCGCGATATATCCTACTCGCATGATAGTATGAGGGATAACGGGATTTCTCATCGTCCTCTGATGCCGTAATGAATATCGCTAATGAATGTGTTCCCCCAAACCAGATATGCCACTGTTGATAGAATCAAGTGCCAAAGATGGCCATGCAAAATGAGGCGAAGAAAActaaagaaataaaatataaaaacaAGAAGGATTCAAGAATGGAAAAATATTAAATCCAAGCAACTAGTTGCTTCCCAGAGGTACCATATCAATCCTCCAAAACCTCGTCGGGATGTCATGCCTCCCGTGTCTGTCGACAAACATCAAACAACCTCCAAAAGCAACAATTCGTCCAAAGCATGCAAACCACCAAAGCTGCAACCATGAAGATTCCGTTATAGAAGCAAAGAGCCCCATAACTCGGGATGTCCCCTCGAAACCTTGTCTTCGCTCCCTTGCTCAATAAAACCCCTGCCACTTCCCCTCCCACCTTTCCTTGTCCCTCTTTTTCTGCTCCATCTTCCAACTATTCTTCAAGTCTCTCCGTCTCTTCACATCACCAAGCCAACCCCGGTAATCTTGCTCatccttcttgctcttccaCTGAATCCTCGCT encodes:
- a CDS encoding cytochrome P450 produces the protein MTSPIAIFAIPAVVLALLLRFIVQSFRSPLRTVQGPALARLTDGWYFWKVWKGSFQDVNLDLHKKYGTIVRYGPNRYSFNDPEAAKTIYGLGTHFPKSSWYSAWASPGTWAIFSDQSVKRHNQNRKLYQATYAMSSLVHYEPFVDDCADIFAQRLSEMSSTSTHLPVDMRHWFQCYAFDVIGLITYAKRFGFLDSGDDVGNVIGALEDHLGYATLVGIFPSLHKYLFKIRNWLAGGKGTGRAYILNFTNERIRQAQVAPKPVAAESEVTMEDFLTKFLAKHAASPDVFTQYHVLMGCTSNMVAGSDTTAISLSAVLYYLLKNPDCLQKLRAEIDALTARGELSKSPTFKESQQMVYFQAVIKEALRMHPATGLPLERVVPEGGATICGRFFPEGTIVGINTWVAHRDTRVFGQDANSFNPDRWLTAESERLSMMNRYYMPFGLGSRNCIGRHVSMLEMSKLIPRIIRDFDFSLDSSLQHQNWHTQSYWFVKPLDFKVRIQPRVLEKQRV
- a CDS encoding DnaJ domain-containing protein, with the translated sequence MDFIDYYKILQLIPTANTDEIKTAYRQLAKTTHPDKNREDKQATSNFQKLNDAYSTLSDTEKRRVYDLEYERQRRLNQPRFYTIGRTSESTNKNAAPFPWFSATFYAEPPPFNPEPMRLFVKIRESEDFIRQFKSCVSSTGKEVRRQKRTIQKKEEAVRALKEDILKHGTEKTREYAYGDGPSNLNRIRESSQIQAKTRRKAEIEAELKEEEEKLVAVQYRAA